DNA sequence from the Micromonas commoda chromosome 7, complete sequence genome:
gcgcgtcgttcggggcGGTCTGCTCGGCGAACCTGCGCCAGCCGACGAAAGACCTGGCCCAGTATCGTCGCTGGTTCGCCTCGGTCTTGAGGAAGTCCTGGTGCGTCATCGGCTTGAAGCCACTCGAGTAAGCTCCCGTGGGACTTCGATAGTCCGGGATGTTGGACTCCGTCGAGCATCCCGCGCCCGTGATGACGAGCAGCCTCTCTTTGCTGCCTatgaacgacgcgagcgatgcgatctcctccgccgtggCGGGCTGGCAGTCCGGCACGGTGCtcggtcgacgtcgcccgtaTCCGGCACGCGAGGCGGTCGCCAAGACGTGCGTGAGTTTCGaagcggacgacgaggggctCGCCTCCGctgcgctcgtcgacgtcttcAGTCGACGAAAGCCCATGTTCGCTCGTGCGCTTAGGTGgaagctcgtcgaggaggcggtggcggccatCGCTTTGGCGGCCATCGCTTtggcggccatcgcctccAGGTCTGGCAAAGCCCCTCAAGATGGCATGTCGTGGCAGAATATTCTCTGCTCGCATCATTCTCTGTTTGAACTTTGCCGCGTCCGAAATGGAGCACAGctccgaggcgcgcggctcTTCCCGCAGGCCACATGGGGTCCAGTTCGGACAGCGACTCGGAAAGCGACTCGTCCGCGTGCCTCGTCTACAAGAAGACCAGGCAGGTGAAAtggtccgacgacgaggctagcgacgacggcgcgccggagcCAATCGCGCTCCTGGACCGGGAGGATTCCCCCGCGATAATCTCTCCCGGGGGCCGTTCGGCgaagcggcggaggacgagcggTGAAGGGGCGATTTCAGGGTCGACCGCGGGAGGTGCATCGGGCGAAAAGAAGGAGATTGACATCAACGAGATTCTCGGGCTTTCCAACCCaggcgggggcgcgtcggcggcgtcccggcGAGTGAACAGCGAGGCGTCCGAGGCAATACGACGGAATCGCGAGCAGATGGCCGCGATgcgaagggcggcgacggagaagaCGGTGGATATTtctgacgacgaggaggatgcagggccgccgccggtggacgaTGCCCCCGGGGGAGGGAATCCAATAACCCTGAAGTTTAAGCTGAGCAACGGCAGGTCGCACGAGTTTCAATGCAAGGATGGGGAGCGGTTCTCGAAGATCCTCGCGGACTTCTTGGAATCGGACGCGGGCCGGCCACTCAAGGGAACCGTGCAGGGCCGGATGGTGTTCGACGGGGACACCATAGACATGAATAAACACACGCCGAAGATCCTGGATatggaggacgaggacatGGTGGACCTCAACTAGACGTGGGCCGAGAAACGTCAACGTTCAAGTTGACGGAGGTGTAATACGATAGCGGAACACGGTCCAattcacgcgcgcggtcgccgtcaCTGCTCACCCTCGCCTTCCCGCGCAGCCTTAGTCACCGCCTTGTTCGCCTCCACCGTCTTCTCGTACGCCTCGTCGTagtccgcgtcctcggcgatgatCCCGCCCTGCCGCATCACGAGCGCCATCGCGAACGACACCGCGAcagccaccgccgtcgccacgctGAGCTCCGTGACCCCACCGCTCCGGAACCGCCTCACCGCGAACACGaacagcgcggcggtgcacgccAGCATCATCGtcacgccgaggccgcccacgctccaccgccgcctgtCCCTCGCGGCTTGTTCCTCGGATTTTCTCGTGAACACGAACAGCGACccgcgagacccgcggcCGAGACGCACTCGCTCATCGAGGTAGGTGGTCGACAGCACCACCGACGACTTGGGGCCGATTCCGAAGGACGGTAACCCGCCCAGGGTtatccgcggcgggtcgaagAACGCTCGCACCGTCTGtccgtcgtcgatgccgaaCGGGTTCACCTCGCCCTTTTCGTTtttctccgcgagctcggcggtgagcgcggcgaacgtccCGTTCAAGACCACCTCGCCGGGGATGAGGCCGAACACGAGGAACGCCACGcggttgacgacgacgttgggCTCGTACAGGTTCTGCTCCAGGCCGATCGTGCGGAAGAgcatcgcgccgagcccgccccgGAAccggccgccggcggggtTGCCGATCTGTCTCCCGCCCGTGCTCACGTACGCGACGTCGTAGTCGCCGAAGATGAGAGGGTCGGCGAGCGAGTTCGGAGCCTGGGTCTTGCCGATGGACTCTAAttccgcgaggttcgcgtccgtcgcgtccctctGCTCCGGGGACATCTTGCGTCCGCTGTCGGTGccctcgatggcgtccaagacttcgtcgacgatgacgtctcTCAACCTCCCCGAGCGAATCACCGggacggcatcggcggctggggtcgccgacgcctcgccctcggtcCTGTCCGCGGTGGTGTGAActacgacgcgacgccggaaCGCGAAGCCGGATTCGACGCGCACATCGTTCCAGGGAGCCTGTCGGGAGCTCCTGGACGCTCGGCAACGGTTGGTGAGTGTTCCCGATCGACAAGATGATACGACTCgggagacgacggcgtcgttcccggacgtcggcgacctTGAGAGCCTTGGGCGTCCGCGGAATCGTCCCTCGGCGGTTGACGCGGTAAGGATCGCGACGCGATACGGTGTGAGGGCGCTCAtctcacccgcgcgcgtcagaCTGCCACCGGATAACATCAGACAACACGTCATCGGACGATGTGCGCGAGTCGGGGGACGGGCCTCGCTCGGACTGGCCCAGAAATTCgaagcgcggggacgcgcgcgaccctgGCTCACACCCGAGCGCGGAACCTCTGGCCCGTGtttcgcgggcgcgatgtcGTTTAACCCCGCGGAGTTCTCCGATGCGAACTTCGACGTCAAGGCCTGGGTGAacagcgcgtgcgcggggtgCGCGATCGTCCC
Encoded proteins:
- a CDS encoding predicted protein gives rise to the protein MTCCLMLSGGSLTRAGEMSALTPYRVAILTASTAEGRFRGRPRLSRSPTSGNDAVVSRVVSSCRSGTLTNRCRASRSSRQAPWNDVRVESGFAFRRRVVVHTTADRTEGEASATPAADAVPVIRSGRLRDVIVDEVLDAIEGTDSGRKMSPEQRDATDANLAELESIGKTQAPNSLADPLIFGDYDVAYVSTGGRQIGNPAGGRFRGGLGAMLFRTIGLEQNLYEPNVVVNRVAFLVFGLIPGEVVLNGTFAALTAELAEKNEKGEVNPFGIDDGQTVRAFFDPPRITLGGLPSFGIGPKSSVVLSTTYLDERVRLGRGSRGSLFVFTRKSEEQAARDRRRWSVGGLGVTMMLACTAALFVFAVRRFRSGGVTELSVATAVAVAVSFAMALVMRQGGIIAEDADYDEAYEKTVEANKAVTKAAREGEGEQ
- a CDS encoding predicted protein, with the translated sequence MGSSSDSDSESDSSACLVYKKTRQVKWSDDEASDDGAPEPIALLDREDSPAIISPGGRSAKRRRTSGEGAISGSTAGGASGEKKEIDINEILGLSNPGGGASAASRRVNSEASEAIRRNREQMAAMRRAATEKTVDISDDEEDAGPPPVDDAPGGGNPITLKFKLSNGRSHEFQCKDGERFSKILADFLESDAGRPLKGTVQGRMVFDGDTIDMNKHTPKILDMEDEDMVDLN